In Paenibacillus kyungheensis, the following are encoded in one genomic region:
- a CDS encoding asparagine synthase-related protein → MSTIVGIWNFQRQSSETLALQGQRLMKKMRHYPSDASAVWQDEDMFVGCHDRWITEESVNQVVPYHDPISGLVITADAIIDNREELFEALGINRAEGSQLSDVLLILKAYQKWGEYTPKYLIGDFAFMIWDTKKHQLYGARDWSGNRTLYYYHTSSQFAFSTLMEPLFQTGDIQKKMSTPWMAEFLTMAGMTESLDIKGTVYEDILQLPPAHAIILTEQHSHIFQYGTLLPEEPLRLRSNGEYEEAFRDVFTQAVKSKVRTRLGVASTLSGGLDSGAVVSYASKILAEQGKSLQTYSYVPIAGFDDWTSATLVPDERPYIEETLKYIGNVQGNYLDFADRNPLTEVDSWLDFLEMPYKYFENSFWIRGIFEQAQQQGAGVLLTGARGNFTISWGPALDYYAVLLKKFQWTKLYRELKLYGHKTGVGRSRLLPIIHSKAFPKWNQAAASKERPNPLVWINADMARQTGMVERVKQQEEWLVGREVQNAFDVRLEKFKNLAIANKNGAMTSKISEHYGVWERDPTSDARVVRFCLSIPVGQYVQDGMDRALIRRATAGDLPDKVRLNQKVRGMQPADWVQRMQPQWSSFTEELRDLCKDPKVAAWMNTTTIMKALEKIGEHPEANAAAHPATRMLMRSLIVGRFIRNLA, encoded by the coding sequence ATGAGTACGATTGTAGGGATTTGGAATTTTCAACGTCAAAGCTCGGAAACACTCGCACTTCAAGGTCAACGATTAATGAAAAAGATGCGACATTATCCTTCGGATGCTTCTGCTGTATGGCAAGATGAAGATATGTTTGTAGGCTGTCATGATCGTTGGATTACCGAGGAATCAGTCAATCAAGTCGTTCCTTATCATGATCCGATCAGTGGTCTTGTGATTACAGCAGATGCGATTATTGATAATCGAGAAGAACTATTTGAAGCGCTCGGGATTAACCGCGCTGAAGGTAGTCAACTGTCAGATGTCTTACTGATTTTAAAAGCGTATCAAAAGTGGGGAGAATATACTCCCAAATATTTAATTGGTGATTTTGCTTTTATGATCTGGGATACGAAAAAGCATCAGCTTTATGGTGCACGAGACTGGTCAGGCAATCGAACCCTTTACTATTATCACACCTCTTCTCAATTTGCATTTTCGACATTGATGGAGCCTTTATTTCAGACAGGTGATATTCAGAAAAAAATGAGTACTCCCTGGATGGCCGAATTTCTGACTATGGCTGGTATGACAGAATCTTTGGATATTAAAGGTACCGTATATGAAGATATTCTACAGTTGCCTCCTGCACACGCTATTATCCTCACAGAGCAGCATAGTCATATATTCCAGTATGGTACGTTATTGCCAGAAGAACCGCTTCGACTTCGCTCGAACGGAGAATATGAAGAAGCTTTTCGTGATGTTTTTACTCAAGCCGTAAAATCTAAAGTGCGAACCCGGCTAGGAGTAGCATCAACGTTAAGTGGTGGACTAGATTCCGGCGCTGTTGTTAGTTACGCATCCAAAATTTTGGCAGAGCAGGGCAAGTCTTTACAGACCTATAGTTATGTACCGATTGCCGGCTTTGATGATTGGACGTCCGCAACCTTAGTGCCTGATGAGCGTCCATATATCGAGGAAACGTTAAAATATATTGGTAATGTTCAGGGGAATTATCTTGATTTTGCCGATCGTAATCCTTTGACAGAAGTAGATTCATGGTTAGACTTTTTGGAAATGCCATACAAATATTTTGAAAATTCATTTTGGATTAGAGGGATATTTGAACAAGCTCAACAACAAGGTGCAGGTGTTTTGCTAACAGGAGCTAGAGGTAATTTTACCATCTCATGGGGACCTGCATTAGATTATTATGCAGTGCTTCTCAAAAAGTTCCAATGGACTAAATTATATCGTGAACTAAAATTGTATGGTCACAAAACAGGTGTAGGGCGTTCCCGGTTATTACCGATCATTCATAGCAAAGCTTTTCCGAAATGGAATCAGGCTGCTGCTTCAAAAGAAAGACCGAATCCATTGGTCTGGATCAATGCCGATATGGCGCGTCAGACCGGTATGGTGGAACGCGTAAAACAACAGGAAGAATGGTTAGTCGGTCGTGAAGTTCAAAATGCTTTTGACGTTAGACTAGAAAAATTTAAAAATCTAGCAATTGCGAACAAAAATGGAGCAATGACTTCTAAAATTTCTGAACACTATGGTGTTTGGGAACGTGATCCGACAAGCGATGCACGTGTAGTCCGATTCTGCCTTTCGATTCCTGTGGGACAATATGTACAGGACGGTATGGATCGCGCATTAATCAGACGGGCTACTGCTGGTGATTTGCCTGATAAAGTAAGATTGAATCAAAAAGTGAGAGGCATGCAGCCCGCAGATTGGGTACAACGGATGCAACCTCAGTGGTCTTCCTTTACAGAAGAGCTTAGAGATTTATGTAAAGATCCTAAAGTGGCAGCATGGATGAATACGACTACGATTATGAAGGCTTTAGAAAAGATAGGCGAACATCCTGAAGCCAATGCAGCAGCCCATCCGGCTACCCGTATGCTGATGAGAAGCTTGATTGTTGGGCGCTTCATCCGCAACTTAGCATAG
- a CDS encoding paeninodin family lasso peptide produces MNKEKMQWQAPTLEVLDVNETMAGIGWRQIDWVSDQDADLYNPS; encoded by the coding sequence ATGAACAAAGAAAAAATGCAATGGCAGGCTCCAACATTGGAAGTTTTAGATGTCAATGAAACAATGGCAGGTATTGGTTGGAGACAAATTGACTGGGTATCTGATCAAGACGCTGATTTGTACAACCCTAGCTGA
- a CDS encoding paeninodin family lasso peptide: protein MNQEKMQWQTPTLEVLDVNETMAGIGYKQIDWVSDQDADLYNPS, encoded by the coding sequence ATGAACCAAGAGAAAATGCAATGGCAGACTCCAACGCTAGAAGTTTTGGATGTTAACGAAACAATGGCAGGTATCGGTTATAAGCAAATTGACTGGGTATCTGATCAAGATGCTGATTTGTACAACCCTAGCTGA
- a CDS encoding paeninodin family lasso peptide, producing the protein MKEQKMQWQTPTLEVLDVNETMAGIGYKQIDWVSEQDADLYNPS; encoded by the coding sequence ATGAAAGAACAAAAAATGCAATGGCAGACTCCAACATTGGAAGTTTTAGATGTCAACGAAACAATGGCAGGTATTGGTTACAAGCAAATTGACTGGGTATCTGAGCAAGACGCTGATCTATATAACCCTAGCTGA
- a CDS encoding aldolase gives MTIFTVNKTMHKTIYQAFGLRFESEILLSELLQRQDIEEADVKIEFQDLSEWRSVVNTRENNFTMQSIGFVFEIPDTALFCIQEGKRIMIHPLHDANIDKIRLYVLGTCMGVLLLQRGILPLHGSAVVINNKAYAFVGESGAGKSTLASTFVQSGFELLSDDVIAVSYENGEPVVHPAYPQQKLWKESLDLFGMSEEQFKPLHDEVSKFAIPVTKQFRNQTVPLAGVFELVKMDSEYVVMREMNRLERLHAMMLHTYRGALIPRLGLKQWHFSSAAALAGELFALQILRPTSGFTAPELMNQIMRKVQQEEMQEDTIYSTKHFN, from the coding sequence ATGACCATTTTTACCGTAAATAAAACTATGCATAAGACGATTTATCAAGCATTTGGGTTACGTTTTGAAAGTGAGATATTGTTGTCGGAATTGTTGCAACGCCAAGATATTGAAGAAGCTGATGTGAAAATCGAATTTCAGGATTTATCTGAATGGAGATCTGTTGTTAATACACGCGAAAATAATTTTACGATGCAATCTATTGGATTTGTGTTTGAAATTCCAGATACCGCTTTGTTTTGTATTCAAGAAGGCAAACGGATTATGATCCATCCGTTGCACGATGCGAATATAGACAAAATTCGTCTATATGTGTTGGGAACTTGCATGGGCGTATTGTTGTTACAACGTGGAATTTTGCCTTTACATGGAAGTGCAGTCGTAATTAATAATAAAGCATATGCGTTTGTCGGAGAATCAGGTGCAGGTAAATCTACACTTGCCTCTACTTTTGTACAATCTGGATTTGAATTACTAAGTGATGATGTTATCGCTGTAAGCTATGAAAATGGAGAGCCTGTTGTCCATCCTGCATATCCACAGCAAAAGTTATGGAAAGAAAGTTTAGACCTTTTTGGAATGTCAGAAGAGCAGTTCAAACCTCTTCATGATGAAGTCAGCAAATTTGCTATTCCTGTTACCAAGCAATTTCGCAATCAGACCGTTCCTTTAGCAGGCGTATTTGAACTTGTCAAAATGGATAGCGAATATGTAGTTATGCGTGAAATGAATCGTTTGGAAAGATTACATGCGATGATGCTACACACGTATCGTGGTGCTTTGATTCCAAGATTAGGGCTCAAACAATGGCATTTCTCAAGTGCAGCCGCTTTAGCAGGAGAGTTATTTGCTTTACAAATTTTACGTCCGACTTCTGGGTTTACAGCGCCAGAATTAATGAATCAGATTATGAGAAAAGTGCAACAAGAAGAAATGCAAGAGGATACAATCTATTCTACAAAACATTTCAACTGA
- a CDS encoding lasso peptide biosynthesis PqqD family chaperone: protein MNTSLIGPDQVIEQNKQYIASDMNGETVMMNVESGKYYNLGMVGGRIWELSSSPVSVQNIVNTLVAEYDVSYEVCLEQVSEFAGQMFKEGLIEVAPEQDGLRVD from the coding sequence ATGAATACAAGCTTAATCGGACCCGATCAGGTCATTGAACAAAATAAACAATATATTGCTAGTGATATGAATGGCGAAACGGTAATGATGAACGTAGAATCTGGCAAATACTATAATTTGGGTATGGTCGGTGGACGAATCTGGGAGCTTAGTTCTTCTCCTGTATCTGTGCAAAATATTGTCAATACGTTAGTAGCTGAATACGATGTATCGTATGAAGTGTGTCTGGAGCAAGTTAGTGAATTTGCCGGACAAATGTTTAAAGAAGGTCTGATTGAAGTGGCTCCTGAACAGGATGGGCTTCGTGTGGACTAA
- a CDS encoding lasso peptide biosynthesis B2 protein: MWTKIAKFRSTPMPMRKLMLEALVYLAWARFLKMLPFAKVSPTLGSYMEETSYDLNRDQKWQGVQVSRALHRVSGHVFWETECMVMGMAAMKMLARRKVPSTLYLGMRRNRAGKVAAHAWVRSGAFYVTGAEEIEQYTVVGKFAKN, from the coding sequence GTGTGGACTAAGATCGCCAAATTCCGTAGTACCCCGATGCCTATGCGTAAATTAATGCTAGAAGCGTTAGTATATTTAGCGTGGGCTCGCTTTTTGAAAATGTTACCTTTTGCCAAAGTATCTCCGACACTAGGTTCTTATATGGAAGAGACTTCGTATGATCTAAACAGAGATCAGAAATGGCAAGGGGTACAGGTCTCAAGAGCATTGCATCGTGTAAGCGGGCATGTCTTCTGGGAAACGGAATGTATGGTGATGGGAATGGCAGCCATGAAAATGTTAGCAAGGCGTAAAGTGCCAAGCACTTTGTATCTGGGGATGCGTCGCAATCGGGCGGGTAAAGTAGCTGCACATGCGTGGGTTAGAAGTGGTGCTTTTTATGTTACAGGAGCAGAAGAAATTGAACAGTATACGGTAGTGGGGAAATTTGCTAAAAACTAG
- a CDS encoding nucleotidyltransferase family protein codes for MNIDWDLDVQDFPVELKCLLELMAVDTDTPSAIDWSNHRINWQQFYSLTRHHRVYPTIHEQFSAEPLSQAPKGMVQQLSVDYSRNALIMLQLSGKMAQVSEALDQQGIYALQLKGPALAEFLYGSLSRRTSKDLDILVHPDQIEQAEQVLEQLGYIKTQEVSRIVSDWKWRQNHESFTHATTGIEIELHWRLNGDAGAEPSFYELWSRRQTLEFAGTNVYMLGKEDLMFYLTAHGARHAWFRLRWLADIDRLARMELDWDKLTALLRRYKCTHLVGQALILSAAMLNTPISREMALLMSTDRPQDLARRVLIFIREQVSLCPEPESEILAQIYRNYLFSLRTPGQKAIFLARKMVPDTWDTQTLPLPKSLRFLYYPLHPFLLLHRRIQRRAALEREVGQ; via the coding sequence ATGAATATAGATTGGGATTTAGACGTGCAGGATTTTCCTGTGGAATTAAAATGTTTACTTGAACTGATGGCAGTAGATACAGATACTCCATCTGCAATCGATTGGTCGAATCATCGAATCAACTGGCAACAATTTTATTCACTAACAAGGCATCATCGGGTGTACCCTACTATTCATGAACAATTTAGTGCAGAGCCTTTGTCTCAAGCACCAAAAGGGATGGTACAACAGCTTAGTGTTGATTATAGTCGCAATGCACTGATTATGCTGCAATTAAGCGGTAAAATGGCGCAGGTTAGTGAAGCTTTGGATCAACAAGGTATCTATGCTTTGCAATTAAAAGGCCCGGCATTAGCAGAATTTCTTTATGGAAGTCTATCGCGCCGTACTTCTAAAGATTTGGATATTTTGGTTCATCCCGATCAGATTGAACAAGCAGAACAAGTATTAGAGCAGTTAGGATATATCAAAACACAAGAAGTCTCTCGAATCGTAAGCGATTGGAAATGGCGTCAAAATCATGAATCATTTACTCATGCGACTACTGGAATAGAAATTGAATTACACTGGCGTTTGAATGGAGATGCAGGCGCGGAACCTAGTTTTTATGAATTATGGAGTCGTCGTCAGACATTAGAATTTGCAGGAACCAATGTGTATATGTTGGGCAAAGAAGATTTGATGTTTTATCTTACAGCACATGGTGCTCGGCATGCATGGTTTCGTTTGCGCTGGTTAGCGGATATTGATCGCCTTGCACGTATGGAGCTCGACTGGGACAAGTTAACCGCTTTACTACGTCGTTACAAATGCACACATTTAGTCGGTCAGGCATTAATTTTGTCTGCTGCTATGCTTAATACACCGATTTCTCGGGAAATGGCTTTGTTGATGAGTACAGATCGTCCACAGGATCTGGCGCGTCGTGTCCTGATTTTTATTCGTGAACAAGTCAGCTTATGCCCTGAACCGGAAAGTGAAATACTGGCTCAGATTTATCGTAATTATCTTTTTTCTTTACGAACACCTGGACAGAAGGCGATTTTTTTAGCTCGGAAAATGGTGCCGGATACATGGGATACACAGACGCTTCCGTTACCTAAATCGCTACGCTTTCTCTATTATCCTTTACATCCATTTTTATTATTACATCGTCGTATTCAAAGACGAGCTGCTTTGGAACGGGAGGTGGGTCAGTGA
- a CDS encoding ABC transporter ATP-binding protein, producing the protein MNAISAYMRQLHDFAGKRLYIYVFLMLMISCLDGLSIYLLVPLLSLVGLFGTQGSMPMAWLFEPLQRIPASMTLFVVLGMYSVLMIVQGLIQRKQAVMGTEIQQGFVNNLRIRTYRSILRANWTFFLRKRKSDLSHVLTSELARVSQGTNLVMQLSTSFIFMVIQIAFAMVLSVQMTLLVIVGGVLLTLYSRKFVRRAKQMGDRTTFLSQEYFSGMQEHLSGIKDIKSNMLEASHFEWFRSMCGKLEKNAIQLVRLNSGTQFIYKIISVVFIIMFVVLSAQVFKLQPERSILIILIFARLWPRFGGIQSSLEYIGALVPAFHAVTALQEECDQAEESYKAVAPGQVKTVHMTKGLSCENVSFRYLEDQGNALNNINLFIPIGKMTAIVGRSGAGKSTLIDLLMGLMEPQEGKVTVDGETLTGERLQTWRNSIGYVSQEPFLFHSSIRENLLLVDPRAKEEQLWEALSFAACEDFVRKLPEGLDTVIGDRGVRLSGGERQRIVLARAILRQPEVLILDEATSSLDSENEAKIQAAIEKLKGKMTLIVIAHRLSTIRDADQVVVLDQGQIVQQGEFGALSRETKGTFHQLLTKQTALQNA; encoded by the coding sequence GTGAATGCTATCAGCGCTTATATGCGACAACTGCATGACTTCGCGGGCAAGCGCCTTTATATCTACGTATTCCTGATGTTGATGATTAGCTGTCTGGATGGATTAAGTATTTATTTACTTGTTCCGTTGCTTAGTCTGGTTGGGTTATTTGGAACACAGGGTTCAATGCCTATGGCTTGGTTATTTGAGCCGTTGCAGCGTATTCCAGCGAGTATGACATTATTTGTGGTACTTGGCATGTACAGTGTATTGATGATTGTACAGGGATTAATCCAGCGTAAACAGGCTGTAATGGGAACAGAGATTCAGCAAGGATTTGTTAATAATTTGAGAATTCGTACGTATCGTTCGATTTTGCGTGCGAATTGGACCTTCTTTTTACGTAAACGCAAATCAGACTTAAGTCATGTACTTACTTCAGAATTAGCGCGTGTGAGTCAAGGAACCAATCTAGTGATGCAATTATCTACATCCTTTATTTTTATGGTGATCCAAATCGCATTTGCGATGGTATTATCGGTACAAATGACCTTATTAGTGATTGTCGGTGGGGTGTTGTTAACGCTGTACTCACGTAAATTTGTACGACGTGCCAAACAGATGGGGGATCGAACTACCTTTTTATCACAAGAGTATTTTTCAGGGATGCAAGAACATTTAAGTGGAATCAAAGATATCAAAAGCAATATGTTAGAAGCTTCGCATTTTGAATGGTTTAGAAGTATGTGTGGCAAGTTAGAAAAAAATGCGATTCAATTGGTTCGTTTGAATTCAGGAACTCAATTTATTTATAAAATCATTTCGGTTGTATTTATTATTATGTTTGTCGTCTTGTCAGCTCAAGTGTTCAAATTACAACCAGAGCGTTCTATATTGATTATTTTGATTTTTGCTCGCTTATGGCCTAGATTTGGCGGTATTCAATCTTCACTAGAGTATATTGGTGCGCTTGTTCCTGCTTTCCATGCGGTAACAGCATTACAAGAAGAATGCGATCAAGCAGAAGAATCTTACAAAGCAGTAGCACCCGGTCAAGTAAAAACAGTTCATATGACCAAGGGACTTAGCTGTGAAAATGTATCTTTCCGCTATCTAGAAGATCAAGGTAATGCGCTGAACAATATCAATCTATTTATTCCTATCGGTAAAATGACAGCGATTGTAGGACGTTCAGGAGCAGGAAAAAGTACGCTGATTGATCTATTAATGGGACTGATGGAACCGCAAGAAGGTAAAGTCACTGTAGATGGAGAGACATTAACCGGTGAACGTTTGCAGACATGGCGTAATTCGATCGGATACGTTTCGCAAGAACCTTTCTTATTCCATAGCAGTATTCGTGAAAATCTGTTACTAGTTGATCCACGTGCGAAAGAAGAGCAGTTATGGGAAGCCTTATCTTTTGCAGCATGTGAAGATTTTGTCCGCAAATTGCCTGAAGGATTAGATACTGTAATCGGTGATCGTGGTGTGCGTCTATCTGGAGGAGAACGTCAACGGATTGTACTGGCACGAGCAATTCTGCGTCAACCGGAAGTACTGATACTGGATGAAGCAACCAGTTCACTAGATAGTGAGAATGAAGCGAAGATTCAAGCAGCGATAGAGAAGCTCAAAGGTAAAATGACTTTGATCGTGATTGCTCACCGTTTATCTACGATCCGTGATGCTGATCAAGTGGTCGTATTGGATCAAGGACAGATCGTGCAACAAGGTGAATTTGGAGCGCTATCTCGCGAAACCAAAGGCACATTCCATCAATTATTAACCAAACAAACGGCTCTACAGAATGCTTAA
- the cysC gene encoding adenylyl-sulfate kinase, which produces MESSRNITWQSSNITRKEREQRYGQRSVVIWLTGLSGSGKSTLAFALEKELFARERACYVLDGDNIRHGLNRDLGFSEQDRKENLRRIGEVAKLFIDAGTIVIAAFISPHAQDRQMVRDLFDEGDFIEVYIDCSLSACEERDPKGLYKKARAGQIPNFTGVSAPYEAPQQPELTLDTEHQSVEQCVAKVMAKLDQRTL; this is translated from the coding sequence ATGGAATCTTCACGAAATATCACCTGGCAGTCTTCCAATATCACACGCAAAGAACGTGAGCAACGATACGGACAACGCAGTGTAGTTATCTGGTTAACAGGGCTTTCCGGTTCAGGGAAATCTACACTCGCATTTGCGCTGGAAAAAGAATTATTCGCACGTGAGCGTGCTTGTTATGTACTTGATGGAGATAATATTCGTCATGGACTCAATCGTGACCTCGGATTTTCAGAGCAAGATCGCAAAGAAAATCTGCGTCGTATCGGAGAAGTTGCCAAATTATTTATCGATGCAGGTACGATAGTGATTGCTGCTTTTATTTCTCCTCATGCTCAAGATCGGCAAATGGTGCGTGATTTATTTGATGAAGGCGATTTTATTGAAGTGTATATTGATTGTTCCCTTTCTGCTTGTGAAGAGCGTGATCCTAAAGGATTATACAAAAAAGCTCGTGCAGGTCAGATTCCGAACTTCACAGGGGTTAGTGCTCCTTATGAGGCTCCTCAACAACCTGAATTAACGCTAGATACGGAACACCAGTCTGTAGAACAATGTGTCGCTAAAGTAATGGCTAAATTAGATCAACGGACACTTTAA